The following are encoded together in the Serratia odorifera genome:
- a CDS encoding erythritol/L-threitol dehydrogenase, with amino-acid sequence MSQLPEKMRAVVCHGPQDYRFEQVPTPLPKARELVIKVEGCGICAGDCKCKNGAQMFWGENPWVKPPVVPGHEFYGRIAALGEGAEGKYKVGERVIAEQIVPCWECRYCKSGSYWMCETHNIYGFQKDVAEGGMAEYMRFSENAIVHKIPESLSHEDAVLIEPMACAIHTVARGDIQLDDVVVLAGAGPLGLCMVQVARLKTPKKLIVIDAIDERLALAKAFGADVVINPLKEDADGIVKSLTGGYGCDVYIEATGAPIGVTQGLQMIRKLGRFVEFSVFGKETTVDWSIIGDRKELDIRGAHLAPYSYEIAIDLFERGLVTSSGVVTHSYSLNDWDQAFALADSTDSIKVILVP; translated from the coding sequence ATGAGCCAGTTGCCGGAAAAAATGCGCGCGGTCGTTTGCCACGGCCCGCAGGATTATCGTTTCGAACAGGTGCCTACGCCGTTGCCGAAGGCACGCGAGCTGGTGATCAAGGTGGAAGGCTGTGGCATCTGTGCCGGCGACTGCAAATGCAAAAACGGCGCGCAGATGTTCTGGGGGGAGAACCCGTGGGTGAAACCACCGGTAGTGCCGGGGCATGAGTTCTATGGGCGTATTGCCGCGTTGGGCGAGGGCGCTGAAGGCAAATATAAGGTCGGTGAACGGGTGATCGCCGAGCAGATCGTACCGTGCTGGGAATGCCGCTACTGCAAGTCCGGCAGCTACTGGATGTGTGAAACGCACAATATTTACGGCTTCCAGAAAGACGTGGCGGAAGGCGGCATGGCGGAGTATATGCGCTTTTCCGAGAATGCCATCGTGCACAAGATCCCGGAAAGCCTGAGCCACGAAGACGCGGTACTGATTGAACCGATGGCCTGCGCCATTCACACCGTGGCGCGCGGCGACATTCAACTGGATGACGTGGTGGTGCTGGCCGGCGCCGGGCCGCTCGGGCTGTGCATGGTGCAGGTGGCGCGCCTGAAAACGCCGAAGAAACTGATCGTCATCGACGCCATCGACGAGCGGCTGGCACTGGCGAAAGCGTTCGGTGCCGACGTGGTGATCAACCCGCTGAAAGAAGACGCCGACGGCATCGTCAAATCGCTGACCGGCGGCTACGGCTGCGACGTGTATATCGAGGCCACCGGCGCGCCGATCGGCGTGACCCAGGGGTTGCAGATGATCCGCAAGCTGGGCCGCTTCGTGGAGTTCAGCGTGTTCGGCAAGGAAACCACCGTCGACTGGTCGATCATCGGTGACCGCAAGGAGCTGGACATTCGCGGCGCGCACCTGGCGCCCTACAGCTATGAAATCGCCATCGATCTGTTCGAGCGCGGGCTGGTGACCTCCAGCGGCGTGGTCACCCACAGCTATTCATTGAACGACTGGGATCAGGCTTTCGCCCTGGCGGATTCGACCGACTCTATCAAGGTGATCCTGGTTCCCTGA